The following proteins are encoded in a genomic region of Chitinivibrionia bacterium:
- the mgtE gene encoding magnesium transporter: MLSRKDITELVKENDTENLKIVLDAAENMEILHAFHDLLPEKQIIVFDLLEKNSALFVFKELDTDEQQNLLRSFPEEKIIEFVSELAPDDRVRLLEGLFEGMRDKIISSLPPAEQADTNILMSYKPETAGRIMTTKYISLESDITVEQAIASVREQALNQETIYTLYVKDADGKLLGVLSLKELLTTDGNAKIESIMLQKPIRVSADTDQEEAARLLQTMDFLSLPVVDENNKMLGIVTIDDAMNVLEEETTEDIYDQAGLADITSNEQGRSEVLIFGNLWDIWKVRLPFLLATLGLGMLSGIIIDVYEEVLAKVTAVAIFIPVIMGMGGNIGTQSSAVFARAVVLKHIKIKKFVKPFLKEIGVGFSIGVLVGLISGAIATFWLGMPMLGVAVGLAMAITMTTASMLGFLIPYILIRLNIDQAAGSAPIITTLKDFLALLIYFVSVSIFLGNML; the protein is encoded by the coding sequence ATGCTAAGCAGAAAAGACATTACGGAATTAGTTAAAGAAAACGATACTGAGAACTTGAAAATTGTGCTTGACGCCGCAGAAAATATGGAAATTCTGCACGCGTTTCACGATTTGTTGCCTGAAAAACAGATTATTGTATTCGACCTGCTGGAAAAAAACAGCGCCTTGTTTGTATTTAAAGAATTAGATACGGACGAACAGCAAAACTTACTGCGTTCTTTTCCGGAAGAAAAAATTATAGAATTTGTAAGCGAACTTGCTCCCGACGACCGCGTTCGGTTATTAGAGGGCTTGTTTGAAGGTATGAGAGATAAAATAATAAGCTCTCTTCCGCCTGCCGAGCAAGCCGATACCAATATTTTGATGAGTTATAAGCCTGAAACAGCAGGTCGTATAATGACTACAAAATATATTTCTTTAGAAAGCGACATAACGGTTGAGCAGGCAATTGCTTCCGTGCGCGAACAAGCCTTAAATCAAGAAACAATATATACATTATATGTAAAAGACGCCGACGGAAAATTACTGGGTGTTCTTTCGCTGAAAGAGCTTTTGACAACAGACGGCAACGCTAAAATAGAAAGTATAATGCTTCAGAAGCCAATAAGAGTGAGCGCCGATACCGACCAAGAAGAGGCTGCCCGACTTTTGCAGACAATGGACTTTTTGTCGCTTCCCGTTGTGGATGAAAACAATAAAATGCTCGGCATAGTAACGATTGACGACGCAATGAACGTATTGGAAGAAGAGACCACCGAGGACATCTACGACCAAGCGGGACTTGCGGATATCACAAGCAACGAACAAGGCAGAAGCGAAGTTTTAATTTTCGGAAATTTATGGGATATATGGAAAGTGCGCCTGCCGTTTTTACTTGCAACGCTCGGGCTCGGCATGCTTTCGGGAATTATTATCGACGTGTACGAAGAAGTTCTCGCCAAGGTAACGGCGGTTGCGATATTCATACCCGTAATTATGGGAATGGGCGGAAACATAGGCACGCAATCGTCCGCGGTTTTTGCGAGGGCGGTCGTATTGAAGCACATCAAAATAAAGAAATTCGTAAAGCCGTTTTTAAAAGAAATCGGCGTTGGGTTTAGTATTGGCGTGTTGGTAGGCTTAATATCGGGAGCTATTGCGACGTTTTGGCTTGGAATGCCTATGCTTGGAGTTGCCGTCGGACTTGCAATGGCAATAACTATGACCACGGCAAGCATGCTCGGATTTTTAATTCCTTACATCCTAATTCGCCTAAACATAGACCAAGCAGCGGGCTCGGCGCCGATAATAACAACCTTAAAAGACTTTTTGGCGCTTCTTATTTATTTTGTAAGCGTAAGTATTTTTCTGGGGAATATGTTGTAG
- a CDS encoding CCA tRNA nucleotidyltransferase — protein sequence MFSDDTEAIAKSIVVKLINNGFEAYFAGGFVRDMLLDFPAGASPDIDIATSAHPKDIINLFDNTKEVGVSFGVVLVIKHGLAFDVATFRSDGQYIDGRRPEEISFATSREDAFRRDFTINGMFYNPVSKTIIDFVGGKVDLQKRIIRTIGEPLDRFNEDYLRLLRAIRFSARFGFQIEENTFSAIKTLARNISKISAERICKELTLSFCAAPAKTLRILDETGLLEHILPEICRMKGVEQPPEYHPEGDCFEHTMLAMEYLEDLINRYIADKNTLRADQTEVLQDRHKRSVLVWSTLLHDIGKPDTKTIEDRIRFNRHDEKSADITYEIARRLKMSSAETKDIGACIRNHMKFMFVQKMKKSKLNTFLARETIDIEIILHEADCFSSHGMMDNAEFLLKKIEEIPPEEIKPLPLVKGDDLLAMGFTQGKILGDLLKEIYENQMDGLLDTKEQALDFAKNRL from the coding sequence ATGTTTTCGGACGACACAGAAGCAATAGCAAAATCGATTGTTGTAAAATTGATAAACAACGGCTTTGAAGCATACTTTGCGGGCGGTTTTGTGCGCGATATGCTTTTGGACTTCCCCGCAGGCGCGTCTCCCGACATAGATATTGCTACTTCAGCACATCCGAAAGACATTATAAATCTGTTTGACAACACAAAAGAGGTCGGTGTTTCGTTCGGAGTTGTCTTGGTCATAAAACACGGACTTGCCTTTGATGTTGCGACTTTTAGAAGCGACGGGCAATATATCGACGGTCGCCGCCCCGAAGAAATCTCGTTCGCCACCTCCCGCGAAGACGCATTTCGCCGCGATTTTACCATAAACGGAATGTTTTACAATCCCGTATCAAAAACGATTATCGATTTTGTCGGCGGAAAGGTAGATTTGCAAAAAAGAATAATTCGCACGATAGGCGAACCGCTCGACAGATTTAATGAAGATTACCTGCGGCTTTTGCGAGCAATAAGATTTTCGGCGCGCTTCGGTTTTCAAATCGAAGAAAACACCTTTTCGGCAATAAAAACACTCGCCAGAAACATCTCAAAAATTTCCGCCGAAAGAATTTGTAAAGAACTGACGCTTTCCTTCTGCGCCGCACCCGCTAAAACCCTCCGAATACTCGACGAGACAGGACTTTTAGAGCATATTTTACCCGAAATCTGCAGAATGAAAGGGGTCGAACAGCCGCCCGAATATCACCCTGAAGGCGATTGTTTCGAGCATACAATGCTTGCAATGGAATACTTGGAAGACCTGATAAACCGATACATCGCCGATAAAAACACTCTCAGAGCCGACCAAACAGAAGTCCTGCAAGACCGCCACAAACGCAGTGTTCTGGTATGGAGTACTCTTCTTCACGACATCGGAAAACCCGACACTAAAACCATTGAAGACAGAATAAGATTTAACCGCCACGACGAAAAAAGCGCGGACATAACTTATGAAATCGCCCGACGTTTAAAAATGTCGTCCGCCGAAACAAAAGATATTGGCGCCTGCATTCGCAATCACATGAAATTTATGTTCGTGCAAAAAATGAAAAAAAGCAAGCTCAACACATTTTTGGCTCGCGAAACTATAGACATCGAAATAATTCTGCACGAAGCCGACTGTTTTTCAAGCCACGGAATGATGGACAACGCCGAATTTCTGCTGAAAAAAATCGAAGAAATCCCTCCCGAAGAGATAAAACCTCTCCCGCTTGTAAAAGGCGACGATTTATTGGCAATGGGCTTTACTCAAGGCAAAATTTTAGGAGATTTGCTCAAAGAAATCTACGAAAATCAAATGGACGGACTACTCGATACCAAAGAACAAGCGCTTGATTTTGCAAAAAATCGACTTTGA
- a CDS encoding type II toxin-antitoxin system HicA family toxin, translating into MGLTAKDVMAILKENGWECRGVKGSHHIFTKNGFRSIPVPLHGGNKDLGVFANRILKEAGISRRK; encoded by the coding sequence GTGGGATTAACCGCGAAAGATGTGATGGCGATACTTAAAGAAAACGGTTGGGAATGCAGAGGTGTTAAGGGTTCGCATCACATATTCACCAAAAACGGATTTCGCAGTATTCCCGTTCCGCTTCACGGAGGAAACAAGGATTTGGGTGTTTTCGCTAACAGAATCCTTAAAGAAGCGGGAATTTCGAGAAGAAAATGA